In Oryzias latipes chromosome 10, ASM223467v1, the genomic window AAGTGAGCCcatccccacttcccgtcacctatctgtttacactctctcgcTACCTTACTGtccctcaaaaccccaacctaacatgcaGGTGCAGggaaaatggtgagcagtacCAGAGCTATCGAGCCGTACAGTGTTGATCCAGAATCCAGCTCggtggaggaaaacaaagacgttcatggttGTATACAagttggatgcatcagaatggagcagagcagggagcttgtggctttgtTCTGTGTCATAAAtaagttctttttcaaacagcatattttccatccgctcctgattcataacaatttgaataaataaatactttccttatacatgtcctccatcatcagaaaaatgctacataaacatgttaaaaacacaaaagtcccATTATAATTGGAATGGATCTTTAAACAAACGCAACCGTCTGTCTTAACTCTATGGGTAAATTCATCTGTCAGGTTTTAACtctagaaaatgaaaagaatcgCAGATGCTCTAAAGGAAAAAGTGAAAGTCAAGGTTAAttaagcctcttttttttttgtttacagccTCATCTTCAACTCCAGCCACCTCCACCACTAGTGATGCTATGTCGATTCTGGACACCATAAGTTCCCTCAACCAGGAGGCCAGCGTCAGGTCCAGCTCGGCTACGGAAAAAAGTCGGAAAAGCCTGGCTTCTGATGACGGCGCTCTGCTGGTCGAAGAGGACGGCCAAGACGCCTGTGTGGAAGATGGAGACGATGACCAAGACAGAAAACtgctggaggagccacaggaAATGATGGAAGTCCAGACATCAGACGTGAACGTAGAGGAGACGGGGGAGTTCATGGAGCCTGGAAGAGAAGCGTTAACAGAGGAAGTGAAAGTAGAAGAGGAGGGGGGTGGAGTCCTGgagcagacagaggaggagaaagacAAACCTACCAGTAAAACTATCAACAAACCTTCAGAAGAGAAACCGGATGAGGAGGtgttaaaatctaaaaatcaaGCCAAGCAAAAAgccaaagaaagaataaaagaagGTAAGCTGCTGGGATTTGGTTCCTACCTTTGACAATCTCCGGTTTATGGTTGGTTGTTGCTGgcagaaatgtataaaatgtataaaagccTCAATGTTGTTTGAGGTTTTTGCTAAAAGCGGTGAACCCAAATAagttgaatgtgtttttctagaaTATTCTCTGGAGGACTCTGACCTggaaggactgagcgacatcaCTGTGAGCTCTGTCCACACCAGTGACCTGTCATCCTTTGAGGAGGAAAGTGATGAGGAGGAGCAGCCGTCCGAGTCTTCTGAGGAGGGGGAACTTTCTTCCGATGGTCTGTGACAGCCTCCATCATATCTTGATCCTTTTCGCCATATTATGATAGTCATCACCGCGTAAAGTCTTTAAGAAATGAATGCTAGAAGTTCCCTTTTAGGTTTGGTTCTGATCCTTTTTCTGCATGTCTAGATGATGGCGAGAAAACGGAGAAGAAACACGCGAGTGAAGAGCAAGGAGAGGAGGACAAAGAGCGCAAACCTTGCCGTAAGGCCTACGTCCACAAGCCCTTCCTGTACTCCCGTTACTACAGCGACTCGGACGATGAGGTCACCGTGGAGGAGCGGCGCAGATCAGTGGTGGGTTTTTGTGCAGCTCCAGTGCTGATGTGACCCTAAACAAAACATCGGACATGTTCTTCTGAGCACAAACTGTGTTTACAGGCGAAAGACAAGGAAGAGAGGCTGTTGAAGAGGCAGCAGAACAGAGAGCGgctggaggagaagctgaaACAGAAGGCAGCACAGGCTGAACAACAAGGTTTCTCTCTGCAAAAACCAAATCTTTCTTCCTATGTTTGTCCAACTATTGTCAGAACTTATTACACTTGATATAAAGACACAATGACAGGTTCATAGAGACTGAAAGATTTCTTTCCATTTTACTTTGTCTTAACCCCATGACGCCTGAATTTATTTatagctatgaaaaaaaattcacctATGTGTTTACTTTTAAgcagatgctaaattaaggtaatttcggagccaaagtggtttgatgcattttGCGCCAATAGAGTTTAAACATAAGaatatgtttttcaaatgtcCCAGTGGCAGTTTTATTTATTCCCTGAATTAATTATATTTAGGACGTTTTATCTCAACTTCTAATTTCTTTTTGGCCGATGTTATTTTACGTGCGACCAGCACAAAAGCTGACGGAAACTCGTGTTTGCCCAACGTACCGGTTATACGTGAGGAAACTTTCTGTAACGTGATACAAATCCTCACGGAGGGTTTTATTTAGTTCAAATGCTCTTTTGAGTGTAAACTAACTGCCTCTCTCATCATGGATGTTGTGTTTATCCAGAtcgcaaaaaacaaaagagcacaGACTCAGCTGGACTGGAGGGTCCCAAAGCCAAAGAGGCCCGTAAGGAAAGGAAGGTCCTCGAGAAGAAGATGGCTCTCAACCGGAAGAGGAAGCTAGACTCCAGGTGTGCTGACTTCACAATTTTCCATGGGAGCTTCTGGTCTCCCTGATGCCCTCAGATGTTTCTGCAGTGTGTTCTCTAAGCGTGGATGTCACCTTTTCAGGAAAGAGGGAGATGCTTCCAGCAAGAAGAAGGGAGATGCAGGAGACGCATCTAAGAGAGCGGTATGAGATCATCATTTCTgatgtttgttctgtttttcagcGTTTGtccaatatttgaaaaaaaagtctatcttttttttcaaataaggaAATTAAGCCGTCGATATCGAAGACCCCACAACCTAAATTTGCAAGGAACCTGTCAGAATCAGCGGCGTGTGACGAGAGGCACCGACGAATGAGCGCCACCATTTCTGAAGAGTCCGATGACGCAAAGAAGCCGACGGAGAAAGCCGTCACACACGCTTTTATCCTGGAATTGGAACAAGGATCCCAAGAGGCCCTAAAGCAGCGCTCATTTGGGAAATTCGACCGTCCGTCTCGCAAAGAGCTTCATTTGAAGGAGCGCAAAGACAAGGAGCGCAGCCTGTCGGATGACCGCGTCAAGCTCAAGCAGAAGCAGGAGAGGAAATCTGAACAGCAGGTGGAGGAATCTCAGCACAGGGAAGGCGCCGCTGCTAAAGGGTCGTCTGAAGAGAGAGCCGAAAAGAAACTCAAGaccaaaagtgagaaaaaactGCCAGCAGCAAATCCAAAAGATGGGAAGGTGGCTGAAGGTGGGGTTGAGGACGGAGGCCTTAAAGATGCCAAGAAGTCCAAAGGATTTGTGGAGACTGTGAAAgtagagaaagagaaagaaaaaagagaaaaagataagaacaaagaaaaggaaaaggccAAAGGAGAGAAATCTTTGGTTAAAAGTGAGTTTAAGCAGCTACTTTGTCCAGATTCTGCAGGCTCCTCTGAGGATCGCTCGGACTTGGAGACGGGTCCAGACAGCaccaaaaagaaagacaaacactCCAAGGAACTGTTGAAAAAGTCTAAGAGCCACACTGAACCCGGAGAAAGACCAAAACTGAAAACGGAGAGCGAGAAGGAAAAGGCTAAAATGGATCAAGACAGCCAGAGGCCACAAAAGCCGAGCTCCGAAGCTGATCCCAAAAAGGTCAAGtctgcagaaaaaggaaagatcCCAGAAAAATCCAAGACTAAATCTAAAGAGGAGACAAAGATTCCAGTCACACCTATAACAGACAAGAAAACTCCAAGTCTAGACGTCCGAAACGCTGGAGTTCCATCTGTGAGCAAACTGGaagcaaaaaaagacaagaaaaaagacGGAAATGCAAAAGATCCGCTGAAAGTATCAGTCGAGGCTCCAAACGAGAAGTCGGCCCTTAAGACTGGAAAGAAAAAGGCTCTGAAGAAGGAAAATATTCCAGAAAAGAAAGATGAAGACAAAGTACAGCTCCCAGAGGGTAAATCAGAGAGGTTGGACAAATCCtccaagactttacttttcactctGGCTTCTGCAGCGGAAGACCCTCCAAAGATCCAGCTTCTTCATCAAGACATGAGCGCAGAGTCTGCCACCTCTGCGGGTGTCGCACAGCTTTCTGATGGCGGCTTAGAAGACGACACCCCTGAGCCGTCTGAAGACAACGCAGAGCCGCGGCTCGAGAGGCCACGGCTGCCGGCTGAGGCCGACGCCCTCCTG contains:
- the bod1l1 gene encoding biorientation of chromosomes in cell division protein 1-like 1 isoform X2; translated protein: MSGLPPGDPQLVSMIVNHLKTQGLFDQFRRECLADVDTKPAYLNLKQRVDNFVSNHLSNHTWSPHLNKNQLRNNIRQLVLQSGMLEQGVDRIVAQVVDPKINHIFRPQVERVVREFLSPGSFSDEPTTPLPPADLKVDTGMLEQASSSTPATSTTSDAMSILDTISSLNQEASVRSSSATEKSRKSLASDDGALLVEEDGQDACVEDGDDDQDRKLLEEPQEMMEVQTSDVNVEETGEFMEPGREALTEEVKVEEEGGGVLEQTEEEKDKPTSKTINKPSEEKPDEEVLKSKNQAKQKAKERIKEEYSLEDSDLEGLSDITVSSVHTSDLSSFEEESDEEEQPSESSEEGELSSDDDGEKTEKKHASEEQGEEDKERKPCRKAYVHKPFLYSRYYSDSDDEVTVEERRRSVAKDKEERLLKRQQNRERLEEKLKQKAAQAEQQDRKKQKSTDSAGLEGPKAKEARKERKVLEKKMALNRKRKLDSRKEGDASSKKKGDAGDASKRAEIKPSISKTPQPKFARNLSESAACDERHRRMSATISEESDDAKKPTEKAVTHAFILELEQGSQEALKQRSFGKFDRPSRKELHLKERKDKERSLSDDRVKLKQKQERKSEQQVEESQHREGAAAKGSSEERAEKKLKTKSEKKLPAANPKDGKVAEGGVEDGGLKDAKKSKGFVETVKVEKEKEKREKDKNKEKEKAKGEKSLVKSEFKQLLCPDSAGSSEDRSDLETGPDSTKKKDKHSKELLKKSKSHTEPGERPKLKTESEKEKAKMDQDSQRPQKPSSEADPKKVKSAEKGKIPEKSKTKSKEETKIPVTPITDKKTPSLDVRNAGVPSVSKLEAKKDKKKDGNAKDPLKVSVEAPNEKSALKTGKKKALKKENIPEKKDEDKVQLPEGKSERLDKSSKTLLFTLASAAEDPPKIQLLHQDMSAESATSAGVAQLSDGGLEDDTPEPSEDNAEPRLERPRLPAEADALLTLMDVCASAEARLPSHNPEEEEAPEAELQDADMKMKEAALTLLSMDPDSTLSSSLVCQGAKKEEEEEPASPTVLQSPETSVAEEERLPTSQGQAAPDTDLTVPETSTAPLQTEESTNTADECEDSERQADAAGHETSDMDVAQEYPSIPTSSRDKQADDADIPADSQPGEKEAGDEEISDVASEEAEEIRASPGQKMEDVVPKDVGNVCETGSESDLGPDAAVTEAKLTRMEAECDQIQTEREAVNAQREEEEDEHGAEESDQLIVEADSSEGMDTVAAPEPEFPQVKETNEVISVLRERESSSEQAAEEKPSELKPSGQEETPSEESVDRHDEKETEDPKAAEETEEEMGAEGQTPPSEGISEAVQEEENDQSEELEEPEDSQSSSGAPVTSSAAENLMKGGSRTEDNLKETSSLQAAEDEKAEDQSDPERSGAEVGSSSSGSEDHEGAEEAKSTEKTQTCQSTRKRRISEETQESAEKSQAEQEVKELSVQGEGDNNSDHPSSVSRSDDVKQEKPDEGQEKHRDDQETPAKRRRGRPPKSAPVEDSDQKEKKAPEKEGEHVDEEEEEDSEKEDEEKGSSTRATTRLASRLEAERNKPSKPSTRASRQGGKEEAAPAASTRGTRGPAAVRGGRKREASPPAVRTRGGQKSEEPASKRAKR
- the bod1l1 gene encoding biorientation of chromosomes in cell division protein 1-like 1 isoform X1, which translates into the protein MSGLPPGDPQLVSMIVNHLKTQGLFDQFRRECLADVDTKPAYLNLKQRVDNFVSNHLSNHTWSPHLNKNQLRNNIRQLVLQSGMLEQGVDRIVAQVVDPKINHIFRPQVERVVREFLSPGSFSDEPTTPLPPADLKVDTGMLEQASSSTPATSTTSDAMSILDTISSLNQEASVRSSSATEKSRKSLASDDGALLVEEDGQDACVEDGDDDQDRKLLEEPQEMMEVQTSDVNVEETGEFMEPGREALTEEVKVEEEGGGVLEQTEEEKDKPTSKTINKPSEEKPDEEVLKSKNQAKQKAKERIKEEYSLEDSDLEGLSDITVSSVHTSDLSSFEEESDEEEQPSESSEEGELSSDDDGEKTEKKHASEEQGEEDKERKPCRKAYVHKPFLYSRYYSDSDDEVTVEERRRSVAKDKEERLLKRQQNRERLEEKLKQKAAQAEQQDRKKQKSTDSAGLEGPKAKEARKERKVLEKKMALNRKRKLDSRKEGDASSKKKGDAGDASKRAEIKPSISKTPQPKFARNLSESAACDERHRRMSATISEESDDAKKPTEKAVTHAFILELEQGSQEALKQRSFGKFDRPSRKELHLKERKDKERSLSDDRVKLKQKQERKSEQQVEESQHREGAAAKGSSEERAEKKLKTKSEKKLPAANPKDGKVAEGGVEDGGLKDAKKSKGFVETVKVEKEKEKREKDKNKEKEKAKGEKSLVKSEFKQLLCPDSAGSSEDRSDLETGPDSTKKKDKHSKELLKKSKSHTEPGERPKLKTESEKEKAKMDQDSQRPQKPSSEADPKKVKSAEKGKIPEKSKTKSKEETKIPVTPITDKKTPSLDVRNAGVPSVSKLEAKKDKKKDGNAKDPLKVSVEAPNEKSALKTGKKKALKKENIPEKKDEDKVQLPEGKSERLDKSSKTLLFTLASAAEDPPKIQLLHQDMSAESATSAGVAQLSDGGLEDDTPEPSEDNAEPRLERPRLPAEADALLTLMDVCASAEARLPSHNPEEEEAPEAELQDADMKMKEAALTLLSMDPDSTLSSSLVCQGAKKEEEEEPASPTVLQSPETSVAEEERLPTSQGQAAPDTDLTVPETSTAPLQTEESTNTADECEDSERQADAAGHETSDMDVAQEYPSIPTSSRDKQADDADIPADSQPGEKEAGDEEISDVASEEAEEIRASPGQKMEDVVPKDVGNVCETGSESDDLGPDAAVTEAKLTRMEAECDQIQTEREAVNAQREEEEDEHGAEESDQLIVEADSSEGMDTVAAPEPEFPQVKETNEVISVLRERESSSEQAAEEKPSELKPSGQEETPSEESVDRHDEKETEDPKAAEETEEEMGAEGQTPPSEGISEAVQEEENDQSEELEEPEDSQSSSGAPVTSSAAENLMKGGSRTEDNLKETSSLQAAEDEKAEDQSDPERSGAEVGSSSSGSEDHEGAEEAKSTEKTQTCQSTRKRRISEETQESAEKSQAEQEVKELSVQGEGDNNSDHPSSVSRSDDVKQEKPDEGQEKHRDDQETPAKRRRGRPPKSAPVEDSDQKEKKAPEKEGEHVDEEEEEDSEKEDEEKGSSTRATTRLASRLEAERNKPSKPSTRASRQGGKEEAAPAASTRGTRGPAAVRGGRKREASPPAVRTRGGQKSEEPASKRAKR
- the bod1l1 gene encoding biorientation of chromosomes in cell division protein 1-like 1 isoform X3, yielding MSGLPPGDPQLVSMIVNHLKTQGLFDQFRRECLADVDTKPAYLNLKQRVDNFVSNHLSNHTWSPHLNKNQLRNNIRQLVLQSGMLEQGVDRIVAQVVDPKINHIFRPQVERVVREFLSPGSFSDEPTTPLPPADLKVDTGMLEQASSSTPATSTTSDAMSILDTISSLNQEASVRSSSATEKSRKSLASDDGALLVEEDGQDACVEDGDDDQDRKLLEEPQEMMEVQTSDVNVEETGEFMEPGREALTEEVKVEEEGGGVLEQTEEEKDKPTSKTINKPSEEKPDEEVLKSKNQAKQKAKERIKEEYSLEDSDLEGLSDITVSSVHTSDLSSFEEESDEEEQPSESSEEGELSSDDDGEKTEKKHASEEQGEEDKERKPCRKAYVHKPFLYSRYYSDSDDEVTVEERRRSVAKDKEERLLKRQQNRERLEEKLKQKAAQAEQQDRKKQKSTDSAGLEGPKAKEARKERKVLEKKMALNRKRKLDSRKEGDASSKKKGDAGDASKRAEIKPSISKTPQPKFARNLSESAACDERHRRMSATISEESDDAKKPTEKAVTHAFILELEQGSQEALKQRSFGKFDRPSRKELHLKERKDKERSLSDDRVKLKQKQERKSEQQVEESQHREGAAAKGSSEERAEKKLKTKSEKKLPAANPKDGKVAEGGVEDGGLKDAKKSKGFVETVKVEKEKEKREKDKNKEKEKAKGEKSLVKSEFKQLLCPDSAGSSEDRSDLETGPDSTKKKDKHSKELLKKSKSHTEPGERPKLKTESEKEKAKMDQDSQRPQKPSSEADPKKVKSAEKGKIPEKSKTKSKEETKIPVTPITDKKTPSLDVRNAGVPSVSKLEAKKDKKKDGNAKDPLKVSVEAPNEKSALKTGKKKALKKENIPEKKDEDKVQLPEGKSERLDKSSKTLLFTLASAAEDPPKIQLLHQDMSAESATSAGVAQLSDGGLEDDTPEPSEDNAEPRLERPRLPAEADALLTLMDVCASAEARLPSHNPEEEEAPEAELQDADMKMKEAALTLLSMDPDSTLSSSLVCQGAKKEEEEEPASPTVLQSPETSVAEEERLPTSQGQAAPDTDLTVPETSTAPLQTEESTNTADECEDSERQADAAGHETSDMDVAQEYPSIPTSSRDKQADDADIPADSQPVSDVASEEAEEIRASPGQKMEDVVPKDVGNVCETGSESDDLGPDAAVTEAKLTRMEAECDQIQTEREAVNAQREEEEDEHGAEESDQLIVEADSSEGMDTVAAPEPEFPQVKETNEVISVLRERESSSEQAAEEKPSELKPSGQEETPSEESVDRHDEKETEDPKAAEETEEEMGAEGQTPPSEGISEAVQEEENDQSEELEEPEDSQSSSGAPVTSSAAENLMKGGSRTEDNLKETSSLQAAEDEKAEDQSDPERSGAEVGSSSSGSEDHEGAEEAKSTEKTQTCQSTRKRRISEETQESAEKSQAEQEVKELSVQGEGDNNSDHPSSVSRSDDVKQEKPDEGQEKHRDDQETPAKRRRGRPPKSAPVEDSDQKEKKAPEKEGEHVDEEEEEDSEKEDEEKGSSTRATTRLASRLEAERNKPSKPSTRASRQGGKEEAAPAASTRGTRGPAAVRGGRKREASPPAVRTRGGQKSEEPASKRAKR